One part of the Terriglobales bacterium genome encodes these proteins:
- the msrP gene encoding protein-methionine-sulfoxide reductase catalytic subunit MsrP has product MLIKKPSDIPSSEITPRETYLNRRKFITGVALAGGAVLLGKYLDSHGTAPETVQAASNLNISGKSPFSTSEKQTPLKDITSYNNFYEFSSDKYEPARLAQSLQTRPWTVEISGLVKKPQKLDIDYFLTKFPQEERIFRLRCVEGWSMIIPWVGFSLGDLLKQVEPLSKAKYVKFTTKYDPKQMPGQRYGVLDWPYIEGLRLDEAMHPLATLATGMYGNELPKQDGAPIRLVVPWKYGFKSIKSIVKIELVDNQPTTTWQAAAPNEYGFYSNVNPEVDHPRWSQKKERRIGEFLKRDTLKFNGYGDQVAQLYAGMDLRKNF; this is encoded by the coding sequence ATGCTGATCAAGAAGCCCTCGGACATCCCTTCTTCGGAAATCACCCCACGGGAAACATATTTGAACCGTAGGAAATTCATCACCGGAGTCGCCCTCGCCGGAGGAGCCGTGTTGTTGGGCAAGTACTTGGATTCGCACGGCACAGCCCCTGAAACCGTACAGGCGGCCAGCAATCTCAACATTTCCGGCAAAAGCCCGTTCAGCACCTCTGAGAAGCAGACCCCTCTCAAAGACATCACCAGCTACAACAATTTCTACGAGTTCAGTAGCGATAAGTACGAACCCGCTCGCCTCGCCCAGTCGCTCCAGACTAGACCCTGGACTGTAGAGATTTCCGGCCTCGTCAAGAAGCCCCAGAAACTCGATATCGACTACTTCCTTACCAAGTTCCCACAGGAAGAGCGTATCTTTCGACTTCGCTGCGTCGAGGGATGGTCCATGATCATTCCTTGGGTCGGCTTCTCGCTCGGCGACCTCCTCAAACAGGTCGAGCCACTCAGTAAAGCGAAGTATGTAAAGTTCACCACGAAATATGATCCCAAGCAGATGCCCGGGCAGCGCTATGGCGTGCTCGATTGGCCTTACATCGAAGGACTTCGCCTCGACGAAGCCATGCATCCGCTCGCGACTCTTGCCACCGGCATGTATGGAAATGAACTGCCTAAACAGGACGGCGCTCCAATCCGACTAGTTGTGCCTTGGAAGTACGGCTTCAAGAGCATTAAGTCAATCGTTAAAATCGAACTCGTAGACAACCAGCCAACGACCACATGGCAGGCCGCCGCACCGAATGAGTATGGCTTCTATTCCAATGTGAATCCCGAAGTCGATCACCCGCGCTGGAGCCAAAAGAAAGAACGTCGGATCGGCGAGTTCCTCAAGCGCGATACCCTCAAGTTCAATGGTTACGGAGATCAGGTTGCGCAACTCTATGCCGGTATGGATCTGAGAAAGAATTTTTAG
- a CDS encoding YihY/virulence factor BrkB family protein: MASPSPWELGGLTVPQLGRRVWAEINGDDDVFGRAAELAYFFFLALFPALIFATAVLGLMAGPGSELRQSLLDYLARAMPPSASELVRQTLDQTTQASGGGKLSFGILAALWSASAGMAAIMDTLNIAYEVEESRPWWKKRSVAIALTIGVTALTLISLAVILFGGNIADFVSQHVGLGGALTVTWKVVQWPLALVCLSVVFAMVYYFAPNVEQRTWHWVTPGAVIGMVLWLAASFVFRVYLHFFNSYSATYGALGAVIILLLWFYITGLAILIGGEINSVIEDAAAKRGAAEAKEKGEKTPGEKEERVPLRKRPAA; encoded by the coding sequence ATGGCTTCACCTTCACCTTGGGAGTTGGGCGGGCTCACTGTCCCGCAGCTTGGGCGGCGCGTCTGGGCGGAAATCAACGGCGACGATGACGTATTCGGTCGTGCCGCAGAACTGGCGTATTTCTTCTTTCTCGCGTTGTTTCCAGCACTGATATTCGCGACAGCGGTGCTCGGTTTGATGGCGGGACCGGGGTCAGAACTGCGGCAATCCTTGCTGGATTACCTGGCGCGGGCGATGCCGCCTTCGGCTTCGGAACTTGTGCGCCAGACTCTGGACCAGACCACGCAGGCAAGCGGAGGCGGAAAGCTGAGCTTCGGAATTTTGGCAGCTCTGTGGTCGGCCTCGGCGGGCATGGCGGCCATCATGGACACGCTAAACATTGCGTACGAGGTGGAGGAGAGCCGCCCTTGGTGGAAGAAGAGATCAGTGGCGATCGCACTGACGATTGGAGTGACCGCTCTGACCCTGATTTCGCTGGCGGTGATCCTGTTCGGTGGCAACATTGCTGACTTTGTTTCGCAGCATGTGGGGCTCGGTGGCGCTCTTACGGTCACATGGAAAGTCGTTCAATGGCCGCTGGCGCTGGTCTGCCTGAGCGTTGTATTCGCCATGGTGTACTACTTTGCTCCAAACGTGGAACAGCGGACATGGCATTGGGTGACGCCGGGCGCGGTGATCGGAATGGTGCTTTGGCTGGCAGCGTCCTTTGTTTTCCGTGTCTATCTGCACTTCTTCAATTCGTATAGCGCGACATACGGTGCGTTGGGCGCGGTAATCATTCTGCTGCTGTGGTTTTACATAACAGGCCTGGCGATCCTGATCGGAGGGGAGATCAACTCGGTTATTGAGGATGCTGCCGCGAAACGAGGCGCGGCCGAGGCGAAGGAGAAAGGTGAAAAGACCCCAGGTGAAAAAGAGGAAAGAGTGCCGCTGCGCAAACGTCCGGCGGCTTAG
- a CDS encoding redoxin domain-containing protein: protein MSQAEIAGGKLISADELPTKGHLLRDFELVSSKGEPIHLSDYRGRLNLVLIVTDQNRDAEELLRESRDHYEEIRRYDAEVLAIMGLSRKQASDEAQRLKLPYPVLPDPEKHVHRLLGAIDAQGRDSAAVYITDRFGEVFGAYRTKDQQALPSLPDILNWLEFVEAQCPECEPPEWPVQ, encoded by the coding sequence ATGTCACAAGCAGAAATTGCCGGCGGAAAGCTGATTTCGGCCGACGAATTGCCCACGAAGGGACACCTGCTTCGTGATTTTGAGCTCGTGTCATCCAAAGGCGAACCGATCCACCTTTCCGACTATCGAGGACGCCTGAACCTGGTGTTGATTGTGACCGACCAGAACCGCGATGCCGAGGAACTACTGCGTGAGAGCAGAGATCATTACGAAGAAATTCGCAGGTACGATGCCGAGGTACTCGCGATTATGGGGCTCTCGCGTAAGCAAGCCAGCGATGAAGCACAAAGGCTGAAACTGCCGTACCCAGTGTTGCCGGATCCGGAGAAGCACGTACATCGGTTGCTGGGTGCAATTGATGCTCAGGGGCGAGACAGCGCGGCCGTGTACATCACCGATCGGTTCGGAGAGGTTTTCGGAGCTTACCGTACCAAAGATCAACAGGCGCTACCTTCGTTGCCGGATATTCTGAATTGGCTTGAGTTCGTCGAGGCTCAATGCCCCGAGTGTGAGCCTCCGGAATGGCCGGTACAGTGA
- the nuoG gene encoding NADH-quinone oxidoreductase subunit NuoG, translating into MSDVTITVDGKKVTAPAGTLLIEACKRVGIEIPSFCYYPNLSLQGACRMCLVEIAKMPKLQTACTTVITEGMVVTTESATVRQARKAMLEFVLENHPLDCPVCDAGGQCELQDATLSYGASESRLIDIKNHRDEQQWSPIVYFDRPRCIMCYRCVRVCGEGMDVWALGIANRNSSQLIVPNKEDYLQCEECGMCIDICPVGALTSGPYRYKTRPWEMKHVATVCTHCADGCTTTLGLRPTEGRMQIIRGSNRDKAGINGDFLCIKGRYAFDFVNRKDRLTEPLIRQDGRLRPATWDEALSLVVSKFKETRDTKGGAAIGVIGSNRLTNEESYLLQKFARLVLQTNNIDHHRTTDYPGFVRALRQHGANTATMQDVFEASAILVIGGDPTYQHPLLAWQIRNNVRLHHARLYLVNEREIKLKRQATELVQTPPGTLSQAVANLANSSGIPSDALKPVASQLSALAERIRQEEDLVIIFGSELTGSAIETLVRFGSDLSGSKFICLGDHSNSRGAADMGIFPDLLPGYLSLDKRSKLQEAWGAEIPATPGLNLLQMFSAAGEGSLSSLYIVGANPILRYGLDPFALRNTFVVVQDLFLTETATIADVVLPAASAYEKAGTFTNTCGETQRLRKAADIPGSRSDLEIFLRMGMHMGLRPALPVFRGTGVQADIGQSRGAQSGEADRNAVWVVRQNLEPRLSPFDPELVMQEIRHLVPGYSSIPLNSKDAAEGSLPTPSDPNLILPSTDDLFSSGTFGRYSDILDDVLEKRIDLPYEAAGPSEESGT; encoded by the coding sequence ATGTCGGATGTCACCATCACCGTTGACGGAAAGAAAGTAACTGCTCCGGCCGGGACATTGCTGATCGAGGCATGTAAGAGGGTGGGCATCGAAATCCCCTCTTTCTGTTACTACCCGAATCTCTCACTGCAAGGCGCCTGTCGCATGTGTTTGGTGGAAATTGCGAAGATGCCCAAGCTCCAGACCGCATGCACTACAGTCATCACGGAAGGCATGGTCGTCACCACCGAGAGTGCGACTGTCCGGCAGGCTAGAAAGGCAATGCTGGAATTCGTACTGGAAAACCATCCTCTCGATTGCCCCGTATGCGACGCAGGTGGCCAATGCGAACTCCAGGACGCGACCCTCAGTTACGGAGCATCTGAGTCCCGCCTCATCGACATCAAGAATCATCGCGACGAGCAGCAATGGTCCCCCATTGTGTATTTTGACCGCCCGCGCTGCATCATGTGTTATCGATGCGTTCGCGTGTGCGGAGAAGGCATGGATGTGTGGGCGCTCGGCATCGCCAATCGCAACTCCTCCCAGCTCATCGTGCCGAACAAGGAAGACTACCTCCAGTGTGAAGAGTGCGGGATGTGCATCGACATCTGCCCTGTCGGCGCACTGACGTCCGGGCCTTACCGTTACAAGACCCGTCCATGGGAAATGAAGCATGTCGCCACCGTCTGCACGCATTGCGCTGATGGGTGTACGACTACCCTTGGATTACGACCCACCGAGGGGCGAATGCAGATCATTCGCGGCAGCAATCGCGACAAAGCAGGAATCAATGGTGATTTCCTGTGCATCAAGGGCCGATACGCATTCGACTTCGTGAATCGGAAAGATCGACTTACCGAACCTCTGATTCGGCAAGACGGTCGATTGCGCCCTGCCACCTGGGACGAAGCTCTTTCCCTGGTGGTGAGTAAGTTCAAGGAAACCAGGGACACGAAGGGTGGAGCGGCGATCGGGGTTATTGGATCAAACCGGCTCACGAATGAAGAAAGCTATCTGCTCCAGAAGTTCGCCCGCCTCGTACTACAGACAAACAACATTGACCATCATCGCACGACTGATTACCCGGGCTTCGTCCGTGCTCTGCGTCAACATGGCGCGAATACCGCGACGATGCAGGATGTATTCGAAGCATCAGCGATCCTCGTAATTGGCGGCGACCCTACCTACCAGCATCCACTGCTGGCTTGGCAGATTCGGAACAATGTTCGTCTGCATCATGCCCGGCTCTACTTGGTCAATGAACGCGAAATTAAGCTTAAACGGCAGGCGACGGAGTTAGTGCAAACGCCTCCTGGTACGCTCAGCCAGGCGGTCGCGAATCTCGCCAATTCCAGCGGCATCCCATCCGATGCTCTCAAGCCGGTCGCTTCGCAATTGTCTGCTCTCGCCGAGCGCATACGTCAGGAAGAAGACCTCGTAATCATCTTCGGTTCGGAACTAACCGGATCTGCCATAGAAACACTCGTTCGGTTTGGATCGGATCTTTCGGGAAGCAAGTTCATTTGTTTGGGCGATCATTCGAATTCCAGAGGCGCAGCCGATATGGGGATCTTCCCAGATTTGCTGCCCGGATATTTATCTCTCGATAAACGATCAAAGCTTCAAGAAGCTTGGGGCGCGGAAATACCGGCGACGCCGGGACTGAACCTTCTGCAGATGTTCAGTGCCGCTGGCGAAGGGAGTCTATCGTCACTCTACATTGTCGGAGCTAACCCGATCCTCCGTTATGGACTCGATCCATTCGCGCTCAGGAACACGTTCGTCGTCGTACAGGACCTTTTCCTGACTGAGACGGCAACCATCGCAGATGTGGTTTTGCCGGCAGCGAGTGCCTACGAGAAAGCTGGGACATTTACGAACACCTGCGGCGAAACACAGCGACTGAGAAAAGCCGCGGATATCCCGGGATCACGATCGGACCTCGAAATCTTTCTGCGCATGGGAATGCACATGGGATTGCGTCCAGCACTTCCAGTTTTTCGCGGAACTGGTGTTCAGGCCGACATAGGGCAATCGCGAGGAGCGCAATCGGGAGAGGCAGACCGCAACGCAGTTTGGGTGGTGCGTCAGAACCTTGAACCGCGCCTTAGCCCCTTTGATCCCGAACTCGTCATGCAGGAGATTCGTCACCTTGTACCGGGCTATTCGTCCATACCCCTGAATTCCAAAGACGCCGCGGAAGGCAGCTTGCCCACTCCCAGTGATCCAAACCTAATCTTGCCCTCAACGGATGATCTATTTTCGTCCGGTACATTTGGACGCTACTCGGACATTCTCGACGATGTCTTGGAAAAGCGGATCGATCTTCCGTACGAGGCTGCCGGGCCCTCCGAAGAGAGCGGCACGTGA
- a CDS encoding glycoside hydrolase family 97 protein encodes MKPKRVFSPFMSLRVVTVVWICLIAILAASQEIKSPNGNVVLSFSLQAGGVPTYSLAYKGRAVIKPSRLGFELKNAPALRDGFALGEAKTATFDETWEPVWGEVRKIRNHYNELSVTLTQAQMERTMVVRFRVFDDGLGFRYEFPRQPKLSYFVVKEERTQFALTGDHKAFWLPGDYDTQEYKTVTSNLSQVPGLMKRSITPNASQTPFYTGVQTPLMMKSQDGLYINIHEAALVDYSCMSLELGDKNFVLESHLTPDARGDKGYLQTPVVSPWRTVMVSDKAGDILESKLILNLNEPTKYKDVSWIKPIKYVGVWWEMITGKSTWSYTDADNVKLDQFDYSKAVPNGKHGATTAHVKEYIDFAAKHHFDAVLVEGWNIGWEDWFGKSKDYVFDFLTPYPDFDLQAVRQYAASKGVKIIMHHETSSSVRNYERHMDAAYKFMVANGYNAVKSGYVGDIIPRGEHHYGQWMVNHYLYAIQKAAEYRIMVNAHEAVRPTGLSRTYPNLIANEAARGGEFEAMEGNNPDHTLILPFTRLIGGPMDYTPGFFQTRISTFNPKNNNFVHTTLARQLALYVLMYSPLQMAADLIENYNEHLDAFQFIEDVAVDWDDTKVLEAEPGDYLTIARKAKGKDTWFIGSGCDENGRTSEITLNFLDPAKTYAATIYADAKNAHYETNPQAYTINKMNVTSRTKLTEYCAPGGGYAISVVSK; translated from the coding sequence ATGAAGCCAAAACGCGTTTTCAGCCCCTTCATGTCGCTGCGGGTGGTGACGGTTGTCTGGATCTGCCTTATCGCAATTCTGGCTGCGAGCCAGGAAATTAAGTCCCCAAATGGAAATGTTGTGCTCAGCTTCAGCCTTCAGGCGGGCGGCGTGCCGACATACAGCCTGGCGTACAAAGGGCGAGCGGTGATCAAGCCAAGCCGGCTGGGTTTCGAGCTGAAGAATGCTCCGGCACTTCGGGATGGATTCGCGTTGGGCGAGGCGAAGACGGCAACGTTCGATGAGACCTGGGAGCCGGTGTGGGGCGAGGTGAGAAAGATCCGCAACCACTATAACGAGCTGTCCGTCACGCTGACGCAAGCGCAAATGGAACGAACCATGGTGGTGCGGTTCCGCGTGTTCGATGACGGGCTGGGGTTTCGGTATGAATTTCCGCGACAACCGAAACTTTCGTATTTCGTGGTGAAGGAAGAGCGGACGCAGTTTGCCCTGACCGGAGATCATAAGGCGTTCTGGTTGCCGGGTGACTACGACACGCAGGAATACAAGACGGTAACGTCGAACCTGTCGCAAGTGCCTGGGTTGATGAAACGGTCGATCACGCCGAATGCATCGCAGACTCCCTTCTACACGGGCGTGCAAACACCGCTCATGATGAAAAGCCAGGACGGGTTGTACATCAATATCCATGAAGCGGCTCTGGTGGATTACTCCTGCATGTCGCTGGAGCTGGGCGATAAGAATTTTGTGCTGGAATCGCACCTGACGCCGGATGCGAGGGGCGATAAGGGGTATCTGCAAACGCCGGTGGTGTCGCCGTGGCGCACGGTGATGGTGAGTGATAAGGCCGGCGACATCCTGGAATCAAAGCTAATCCTGAACCTGAACGAGCCGACGAAGTACAAGGATGTCTCGTGGATCAAGCCGATTAAGTATGTCGGTGTGTGGTGGGAGATGATCACGGGCAAGAGCACGTGGTCTTATACGGACGCCGACAACGTCAAGCTTGATCAATTCGATTACTCGAAGGCAGTGCCGAACGGTAAGCACGGCGCAACGACGGCACATGTGAAGGAGTACATCGACTTTGCGGCGAAGCATCATTTTGACGCCGTGCTGGTGGAGGGGTGGAACATCGGCTGGGAGGATTGGTTCGGGAAGAGCAAAGACTACGTGTTCGATTTTCTGACACCTTATCCAGACTTCGACTTGCAGGCAGTTCGGCAGTATGCGGCTAGCAAGGGCGTGAAGATCATCATGCACCATGAGACTTCTAGCTCAGTCCGCAACTATGAACGACACATGGATGCAGCGTACAAGTTCATGGTGGCGAACGGTTACAACGCGGTGAAGAGCGGCTACGTGGGGGACATCATCCCGCGCGGCGAGCATCATTATGGGCAGTGGATGGTGAACCATTACCTGTATGCGATCCAGAAGGCGGCCGAATACAGGATCATGGTGAATGCGCATGAAGCGGTACGGCCGACAGGACTTTCGCGGACCTATCCAAACTTGATTGCGAACGAGGCCGCCCGAGGCGGTGAGTTCGAAGCCATGGAAGGAAACAATCCCGATCACACACTGATCCTTCCGTTTACCCGGCTGATTGGCGGTCCGATGGATTACACACCGGGATTCTTCCAGACGCGAATCAGCACATTCAATCCGAAGAACAACAACTTTGTACACACGACGCTGGCACGTCAGTTGGCACTCTACGTTCTGATGTACAGCCCGCTACAAATGGCGGCGGACCTGATCGAGAACTACAACGAGCACCTGGACGCATTTCAGTTCATCGAAGATGTGGCCGTGGATTGGGATGACACAAAGGTGCTGGAGGCGGAACCCGGCGATTACCTGACGATAGCGCGCAAAGCAAAAGGGAAGGACACCTGGTTTATTGGCAGTGGCTGCGATGAGAACGGAAGAACTTCAGAAATTACTTTGAACTTCCTGGATCCGGCGAAGACATACGCAGCGACCATCTACGCGGACGCGAAGAATGCGCATTATGAAACAAATCCGCAGGCGTACACAATCAACAAGATGAACGTGACCAGCAGGACCAAGTTGACGGAATACTGTGCGCCAGGGGGCGGCTACGCAATCAGCGTCGTATCGAAATAG
- a CDS encoding 4Fe-4S binding protein has product MAYVIAEPCIGTKDTACVDACPVDCIHPRKDEATFETDTQLYIDPVECIDCGACVPVCPVSAIFALDDLPEKWKQFSEINAAYYPR; this is encoded by the coding sequence ATGGCGTATGTAATTGCAGAACCGTGCATTGGGACAAAAGATACAGCTTGCGTGGACGCTTGCCCCGTGGACTGCATCCATCCCAGAAAAGATGAAGCAACCTTCGAGACAGACACTCAGTTGTACATTGATCCTGTCGAGTGTATCGACTGCGGAGCTTGTGTGCCCGTTTGCCCTGTTTCCGCCATCTTTGCTCTCGACGACCTGCCGGAAAAGTGGAAGCAATTTTCGGAGATCAATGCCGCTTACTATCCACGCTGA
- a CDS encoding cbb3-type cytochrome c oxidase subunit I: MQAQAKQQLLISRGWVQAVAIVILFGFFVLGFLAYETYTDEPPIPKLVTDASGTSLFSQDDIMAGQQIFLRNGLMEYGSIFGHGAYLGPDFTADYLHRAALFVAEYYGSSNSDRAKQQTITDFKTNRYDSSSGTLIFTPAQAHAFAELEKYYAAYFGETNTKYGLRPQAITDPEQIHQLTAFFAWTAWASAALRPGLDYSYTNNWPPEPLVDNHATADAIVWSVLSLIALLGGTGLLLAAFGRWNFLGWHGRERQAISFRPPDQVLLTPAQRACAWFFFVMAALFLVQTLVGGATQHYRADISSFFGFDLARLFPYNIARTWHVQLAIFWVSTSYLAAGIFLAPMIAGSEPRRQNFLAYLLLSALTIVVVGSLAGEFAGIQGWLRNQWVWFGNQGFEYLDLGRFWQILLTIGLFFWVTILFRGLRGKLRTQHKGNMPWLFFFAALSIPAFYGVGLLAHPGSHFTTTDFWRFWVVHLWVEDFLELFTTIMVAYIFVLLGVVHERVALTMVYLDMILYSAGGVIGTMHHVYFSGEPSIHMALGAFFSAAEVIPLTFLTLEAWSFLQLGAHQEGKTRSAFPHYWAVMFLASVGFWNFLGAGIFGFLINLPIVSYYEIGTALTANHGHAAMMGVYGMLAVGLALFCLRYIIPERHWSDRAAKISFWSLNLGLAWMVFATLFPLGILQLYHSVTNGYFDARGLKYLSNPTNALIEWLRFPGDAVFIIGGVLPVLYLCWLGIRHMSSGVTQEEPREVLFTEVVGAAEEG; the protein is encoded by the coding sequence ATGCAGGCACAGGCCAAACAGCAGTTGCTGATATCACGCGGCTGGGTTCAAGCCGTCGCGATCGTGATCTTGTTCGGGTTCTTCGTCTTGGGCTTCTTGGCTTACGAGACCTACACAGACGAACCGCCGATCCCAAAACTCGTCACCGATGCTTCCGGCACTTCTCTGTTCAGTCAGGACGACATCATGGCCGGACAACAGATATTCCTGCGCAACGGCCTGATGGAATACGGATCCATCTTCGGGCACGGTGCCTATCTCGGCCCTGACTTCACGGCAGACTACCTGCATCGTGCTGCACTTTTCGTGGCCGAATACTACGGTAGCAGCAACTCCGATCGTGCGAAGCAGCAGACCATCACGGACTTCAAAACGAATCGTTATGACAGCTCAAGTGGCACGTTGATTTTCACCCCTGCCCAGGCACATGCTTTCGCCGAACTGGAAAAATACTACGCAGCATATTTCGGTGAAACGAACACGAAGTACGGACTCCGGCCGCAGGCGATTACGGATCCCGAACAGATTCATCAGCTCACTGCTTTCTTCGCATGGACTGCGTGGGCCTCCGCGGCCTTAAGGCCTGGTTTGGATTATTCGTATACGAACAACTGGCCACCGGAGCCACTGGTCGACAACCACGCCACCGCCGATGCGATCGTTTGGAGCGTCCTTTCGCTGATTGCTTTGCTTGGTGGAACAGGACTCCTGCTCGCGGCCTTCGGCCGATGGAACTTCTTGGGCTGGCACGGACGTGAACGACAGGCCATTTCTTTTCGGCCGCCGGACCAGGTATTGCTCACCCCTGCGCAGCGCGCATGTGCTTGGTTCTTCTTCGTTATGGCAGCGCTGTTCCTGGTGCAGACACTTGTGGGCGGTGCAACGCAGCATTACCGCGCCGACATATCAAGTTTCTTCGGATTCGATCTAGCACGGCTCTTCCCTTATAACATCGCACGCACTTGGCACGTTCAACTCGCCATCTTCTGGGTTTCAACGTCTTATCTCGCGGCCGGCATCTTTCTCGCGCCCATGATTGCTGGCAGTGAACCGCGTCGACAAAACTTCCTTGCCTATCTGCTCCTGTCGGCTTTAACCATCGTTGTTGTAGGCAGCCTGGCCGGAGAATTTGCCGGAATTCAAGGATGGCTTCGCAATCAGTGGGTCTGGTTCGGAAATCAGGGATTCGAATACCTCGACTTAGGGCGATTCTGGCAGATTTTGCTCACCATCGGCCTCTTCTTCTGGGTCACAATCCTCTTTCGCGGCCTGCGCGGCAAGTTGCGGACACAGCACAAGGGCAACATGCCTTGGCTGTTTTTCTTCGCTGCCCTATCGATCCCTGCCTTCTATGGCGTCGGCCTCCTTGCACACCCGGGTTCTCACTTCACAACGACCGATTTCTGGCGGTTCTGGGTCGTCCACCTTTGGGTGGAAGATTTCCTCGAACTGTTTACCACCATCATGGTGGCTTACATCTTCGTGCTGCTTGGCGTGGTGCATGAGCGAGTAGCGCTCACGATGGTATATCTGGACATGATTCTGTATTCCGCCGGCGGCGTGATTGGGACGATGCACCATGTCTACTTCTCCGGCGAGCCTTCGATTCACATGGCTTTGGGCGCCTTCTTCTCGGCCGCGGAAGTGATTCCGCTGACCTTTCTGACACTTGAGGCGTGGAGTTTCCTGCAACTTGGTGCTCACCAGGAAGGAAAGACGCGAAGCGCATTCCCCCATTACTGGGCTGTCATGTTTCTCGCTTCCGTCGGCTTCTGGAACTTCCTCGGTGCGGGCATCTTCGGATTCTTGATCAATCTTCCGATCGTCTCTTACTACGAAATCGGCACGGCTTTGACCGCGAATCACGGCCACGCTGCCATGATGGGAGTCTATGGAATGTTGGCCGTCGGGCTGGCGCTCTTTTGCCTGCGCTACATCATCCCTGAAAGACACTGGTCTGATCGCGCCGCCAAGATTAGCTTCTGGTCGCTGAACCTGGGCTTGGCCTGGATGGTGTTCGCGACACTGTTTCCGCTCGGCATACTGCAGCTATATCACTCTGTCACCAATGGATACTTCGACGCTCGCGGCCTCAAGTATCTAAGTAATCCCACCAACGCTCTGATCGAATGGTTGAGGTTCCCTGGCGACGCTGTGTTCATCATCGGAGGAGTTTTGCCGGTCCTCTATCTCTGCTGGCTCGGAATTCGCCATATGTCATCCGGAGTCACGCAGGAAGAGCCCCGGGAAGTGCTCTTCACCGAAGTGGTTGGGGCCGCCGAAGAAGGATAG
- a CDS encoding protein-methionine-sulfoxide reductase heme-binding subunit MsrQ encodes MLISNAQIRALKVPIFLLCLGPLFTLIWKALHDLPQTAGIPFIAQGADRWSLGANPIEVITRSTGKWTLIFLLLTLAITPARKLFRQPWLVRFRRMLGLFAFFYVVLHFLTYIWLDKFFDWHEMLIDIQKRKFITVGFSAFVLLIPLALTSTSGWIRRLGGKRWARLHQAIYISAMLGILHFLWLVKFDTRRPIYYGTALAALILYRAVVVLYPKFTSSPHLKNSYAQD; translated from the coding sequence GTGTTGATAAGCAACGCCCAAATCCGCGCTTTGAAAGTACCTATATTTCTGCTGTGCCTGGGTCCGCTCTTTACGCTGATTTGGAAGGCCCTCCACGACCTTCCTCAAACGGCAGGCATTCCTTTCATCGCCCAGGGTGCGGATCGTTGGAGCCTCGGTGCCAATCCCATCGAAGTCATCACTCGCTCAACCGGCAAGTGGACGCTCATTTTTCTTCTTCTCACGCTTGCCATCACTCCGGCGCGCAAACTCTTTCGCCAGCCCTGGTTAGTACGTTTCCGCCGGATGTTGGGACTGTTCGCCTTCTTCTATGTCGTACTTCACTTTCTCACCTATATCTGGCTAGACAAGTTCTTCGATTGGCACGAAATGCTCATCGACATCCAGAAGCGCAAGTTCATCACCGTGGGCTTCAGCGCCTTCGTGCTGCTCATTCCACTCGCCTTAACCAGCACCAGCGGATGGATTCGCCGCCTCGGCGGCAAGCGATGGGCACGTTTACACCAGGCCATCTACATCAGCGCGATGCTTGGCATCTTGCACTTCCTCTGGCTTGTGAAGTTCGACACTCGCCGCCCCATCTACTATGGCACGGCGCTCGCAGCCCTGATCCTTTACCGCGCTGTCGTCGTGCTCTACCCGAAATTTACCAGTTCCCCACACCTGAAGAACTCGTACGCTCAGGACTAA
- a CDS encoding transposase codes for MDAEFILASGYAAFLVSVSAALEAVARYTHRRAQTSSTQGFTYVPENDLWRCPSGQHLHRESYDETFRIARYRAQPHHCNNCTMKSRCTDSNSGRVLEHQPESWVQSGMRRFHRGMSLTLLALAAMILVIEIVRQQQRPEQIFIAGFLLCLGLAGIRLASSLRTQS; via the coding sequence ATGGATGCTGAATTCATACTCGCTTCCGGTTACGCGGCCTTTCTCGTTTCGGTGTCTGCGGCGCTCGAAGCCGTAGCGCGGTACACGCATCGGCGAGCCCAGACAAGCAGCACGCAAGGCTTCACATACGTTCCGGAGAACGATCTCTGGCGGTGCCCCAGCGGCCAGCACCTCCATCGAGAGTCATACGATGAGACATTCCGCATAGCACGGTACCGGGCACAACCTCATCACTGCAATAACTGCACCATGAAGTCTCGCTGCACCGACTCCAATTCTGGCCGTGTACTCGAACACCAGCCCGAGAGTTGGGTGCAATCAGGAATGCGAAGGTTCCACCGCGGCATGTCGCTCACGCTGCTTGCGCTGGCGGCAATGATTTTAGTGATTGAGATTGTGCGTCAACAGCAGCGGCCCGAGCAGATATTCATCGCTGGCTTTCTTCTGTGCCTTGGGCTCGCTGGAATCCGACTCGCAAGCTCTTTGCGGACTCAATCTTGA